The DNA region GTAAAGGCCAGAGCTGCATTCCAGTGCTGTGGAAAGTAAAATAACTGTAGAGATGGACATCAAAGCATGGCTGTAGGCGAACTGAAAGGAAGCTGTCATGATGAATGTTCATGCAGTGCTGGCTGCCAAAGGAGCCAAtccatttgtctgtctgtggcgGTGGGGACATGAAAAGCTTTTTCTAACTGTGTCTTTAAAAGCAGTAGCCTTTCTTAAAAAATGGTCGTTTGTTTTAAGTTAAACAACAACGTTGCTCAAACATGAAGAGGAACAAATCTGCCCGATCTGTCGGACATGAAAATCGTTCCTGCTTTGGCTGTTTTGTTGGCTCAGCTAATCTGTTTGAGCTGTTATCATCACACCCACTGGTTTCCAGTagagggggtggtggtggtggggagggaTTGAAAGAGGTGAACTGGTCTCATGCAAATACTTGAAAAGCAGAGTCATGGGTTCTGACGCCTCTTCAGGCCGCGTTTGCTGCCAGCTGGAAATGCAGACGTTCAGTAACAGCGTCTGCTCAGCTATGCTAGGAATAATCATTGTTAGTGACAGCTGCTATTTTAGTAAACTTCAACATGTGTAACAAGGGTTTTCTCCAGACTTGAGGGATTTTATCAGCTTTGCTTCTtactggttttcttttttggcTCATTAAAACCAGGTTTCCTGAGCTCACAAAGTCTTcacttaatatttatttatcttctTCCAAGTTactaaaatatttgtttttagcCAAAACATCATTCAAATATTTTCACTTTCACACgtattgtttttatatattatgATATTGctgtgtaatgtaatgtaaatgtaaagcgTTTTCTTCCCATGCAGGACCTTCCAGATACACTGGATTGCTCCATCCCCCAGGCAACGGATGCCATCACACctgaagagagggaggaggtgaaggttTCAGGTCAGTGTTACTGTCTTTTGCaacaacattaaataaacaatgtgACACTTAACTTGGTGGTTAAGGACTTTGACAGTTAAGGTTTCCGTACACAAGGTGTTTAGATAGAAACAGGTTTGTCCCATTAGATGCTACATAAGAACTGCTTTGTAACTAGACAATGTTCACCCTTGGTTTGCAGTTAAGCTCTTCCTGTGTGAGCCGGTTCAGTCCTCCATCAGAGATGCAGTGGAGCTGGGTGAGCTTCATAAAATGTGACATTCCTCAGTGTTTGTTTAAGGCTCTTCTCATGGTCCAGCCTTGTGTGTCTCCCACGTCTAGCCTGTCAGACGCTGGCCGTGTcccaggtggactctgtgatcATAGCGCCACCTGGGCCTTTGGAGGGTGACAACCTAAATTTGGTACATCTCCAACCAGcctgggaggagctggaggctctgGTCAGAAGCCAAAGGATTGTTGCCATTGGCACTTCTGACCTggacaaagatctgctggaAGAGCTGTACAACTGGgctcaggtcagtgtgtgtcatcGTCACATGTAACAGTAATGACATCTTTCGTTACCTTGCAGTTGTTTCTGCTAAGGTTTTATGTGCAGACCACTTGACTATTAGATGTTGTGAGGTTTATCCATGTACCACCACATCCGCGTGCCTCCTGTTGCGTTGAACCAAATGAATAGAGACTTTTTTCCTCTGTTGGACCAGGTGAAGCCCAGCAGTAACCAGGTCAACCTGGCGTCCTGCTGTGTGATGCCTCCTGATCTGACAGCCTTTGCTAAAGAGTTTGACAtccagctgctcacacacaacGATCCCAAAGGTAAAACCTTATTTCTACTTTCTGTGCTGCTATATGTGGAGGAAAAATTCAGTGGTGGAAAGTCCTTACGACTCTTCCTCGCTTGGCCTCgtgtttctctctgcagagctgctatCAGCAGCCACCTTCCAGGAGGCCATGCAGGAGGGAACACAGGACCTGAACATTGCTGACTGGAGGATGGAGTGGGTCCTGCGCTACTCTGTTATAGTGAAGAGCAGGGGCATCATCAAGTCTAAAGGCTACCTTGTCAGTGCAAGAAAGGCGAGCCCTTAGCACACACCaccagagaaggagaagaaacaggGATGAAGccattttcttcctttttcattAACATACACAACATGCAAACTCACAGCTCTGAATTATGGGTCATAAATCATGAGTCTTGAAGTCATTGTTTTATCTTATAGATAAGGGTGTGTTTCTTCGGTTCAACAGATGCAGGTGTTCATTACAATGGTCTCAGTAAGATTTAACCTAAAAGATGAACATAGATCAATCCCAGAGATGTTTTTTGGGAGAAAAGATTGTCAGTTGCTAAGTCTTGAACCAAGGTTCACGAACCTTGTACTCATATGAAGTGCCTCTCATCTTTTAGTCGTCCTGTCCTAATACCTGCTCTGTGAATCAAACTTCAAATACAGACATTTGAATGAAATAATCATAAGTAGGTCCATCTTAGAAAACGTAGAAAAGCCTTATTTTATAGAGAATGATTTCAAAAATTATGAAAGGATGAAGAATATCTAGTGtacaaaaaaatgattttattcatGAAATTCCTGCTGTATGTGACAGCATTCACATTCCTTGAGTGAGAAAAAAAGATGCACTAGTTCAAATCCAACGACCCAACCCAATGAGATTTGTACTTGATTGAATTAGATTTCAAGCATTAAGGTCGATAACTGTGTGAACATAAAAATTGTATTTTGTCATGCTTTCTTTCTAACTGTGTGCTGATTTTGGCACTGCATTGAAATGTTTACCTTTCTGCGCTTATGAGATTCATTTGAGATTTGGGAATATGGCAAATCTTTTGTCATTGACATAAATAGAAGAACAACATCTTCTATAGCACTGGAACATTTTTAAatctgatgtttttatttatgaatcATTGTCTTTTTCAGACAGGGTCCCAGTAAATCCAGTGAAGacaattttctgttttattgtaaacatatTTTATGTTGTCATATCTGTATATCGTGAATTGGctttaataaacaaatgaaacatgttTGTACTGTGAACACTGGTGTAAAATAATTGACTCGATAACAACAACACAGTCTTAGAGGTATTCATTAATAACAAGGATTTTAACAAACGTCTGAATatgctgcagtgctgtgttCACCTGTCTTCACAGCAATAGCTTTATAATACAGAAAACGTGACTGTGACCAAGCGGTGGTTTTTCTTTACCCTTAACTACCTTCAtactttttttccacaaatgtttttgctgaaacaactagttattaaaataacCCTGAGCACAAGCGTTGAGTTTGGTGGTTGTTCAAGTTACAGCTCTGTGCTGGTCTGCTCGACCCGCGTTTGTTCCGTTTATCGATTATTTTGGTCTGACTCCGAACCGGAAGTGAGGCAGTATTCAACATGGTGGTCACCAGGAGCGGGGTTCATGTGCAGTCTCCAACTAAAACAGAGTCCGACCATTCCTCAGATGTCCAGGTACGTGTGGAAAGGAAGTGTTTCCTTATCTGTTAAATGCTCCGACACGTAACGTTTTATTGCGGCGCGAATGACGCATGTTATCTATGGTTTAACTGTcgcgcgctgctgctgctcagactcaCGTGGACGCAACCGACGTCTCTAGTTCTCTAAGTTTGTAAACGTCTCTATGTTTGTAGCCTGGAGAAATTAAAACACGCTTAAAAGGTGAGACAGCGCATAACAGCGgaccaacagtgtgtgtgtcaaacGTTAATAGGATTTTAATTACTGTGTTAGTTTTCAGTCCATACAaccagacaaaataaaaaaaaaaaacactagcaTTTTTGCGATTGTGGGAACGGTAGGAATGATCAGCCGTTTGTGATCGGACCGGTACCGAGTCCACGTCATGTTCCCCGACGATGGGCTTCATCTGCAGGCTACACCCAGTACTACGCTGTTTGTGAGGCCTTTTGTCTGGCATCGCTTTTGTGACGAGAGTGAACAAGCTCATTGTCCCAGATTTATTGTTAATTTTGAGCACATGTGAGGAGTTTATGTTCATACTGTGAAAGTGACAAAAACGTCCTTCTGAATGCCATATAAATTCAGGATgcaaacacagaagaaaacaatgggtctgtgtttttggttgttttcatAGGGGTCATGGACAGTGATAGTTTGTTAACTGTGTGAATGCTGCTCCTCAGGCCACCCCTTCCACCGgtcggaggacgaggaggactgcagcagcagacactgcTGCCCAGGACGCCCCTGTGGAGACAAGTAGCCAGCTCCacgagagcgagggagagcctTCGGCTCGTCATCCGACCGTGATGATTAAAAGATGCGCTGGAATTTCCACAACCCACAGTCCACAACAGCCCTCGACACCAGCGGAATCCACTCACGAAGCAGATGTGTCGGACCTGGAGTCAGTGGCGTCAGATATCGAGCCGCTAGCGACGCGcatcaggagcaggaggagacagtcCCGTCCACTTAactgggaagaggaggaggcgtctGAGGCGGAGTCCTGCTCGTCTGCAGTGTCCGCGTCCAACACTGGCTCGAGCGTCCGCCGGAGTACGAGGAAGAGGATGCTGCCCAAAGGTTCTGACCCTGCTCCCGTATGGAATGAAGATGTCAAAGTGGACCAAGTTCTGGAGACAGAGAAGGACGTGTCGGAAAGAGTCACTCGTACTCAGAGAAAAGCTGCTTGTACGAGATCAAGTGTAAAAAAAGCAATGGAGTCGGAGGCCTCAGATGCAGAGAGCTGCATTTCTGGTGTCTCAACAGATAAAGCTTCTAAGTCCATCACCCGCAGATCCACAAGATCGACTCGGCAAACATGTCCCATCCCCATCTACCTGGACGAGGCTTCAGAGAGCTCTCAGTCCCCTGCACCCACGGGTCGGCGTACTAGGGCAGCGAGAGGGAAGCCAGCGCTTACTGTTGATGCCAGCGAACCGCAGTCTTGTGA from Betta splendens chromosome 4, fBetSpl5.4, whole genome shotgun sequence includes:
- the gclm gene encoding glutamate--cysteine ligase regulatory subunit, which produces MSTEAKMLLNHAKTLRLHTGNLVNRSRLKKKCPGSPSEELQDCIQATLSDWIAATKLPSMDLPDTLDCSIPQATDAITPEEREEVKVSVKLFLCEPVQSSIRDAVELACQTLAVSQVDSVIIAPPGPLEGDNLNLVHLQPAWEELEALVRSQRIVAIGTSDLDKDLLEELYNWAQVKPSSNQVNLASCCVMPPDLTAFAKEFDIQLLTHNDPKELLSAATFQEAMQEGTQDLNIADWRMEWVLRYSVIVKSRGIIKSKGYLVSARKASP